From Microbacterium sp. 10M-3C3:
GACGAACAACGTGCACTACGCGGTGCCCGAGCGCGAGCTGCTGGCCGCCGCGGTCGCGGCCGTGCGCGCGAACCGCGGCCTCGACGAGCTCGACGGCTGGCTGCCCGCGCACGCCGGCGCCCACCTGCGGTCGGGGGCGGAGATGGCGCGGCGCTTCGCGCGCTACCCGGGCGCGGTCGCGCGGACGGTGACCCTCGCCGACGAGCTGGCCTTCCCGCTGCGCAAGGCCAAGCCGGCGCTGCCCAAGCAGCACGTGCCCGACGGGCACACGCCGATGTCGTACCTGCGCACGCTGGTGTGGGATGCGGTGCCCCGCAAGTATCCGCGGCTCACCGAAGAGCAGCGCCGCCGCATCGAGGGCGAGCTCGACGTCATCGAGTCGAAGGACTTCCCCGGCTACTTCCTCATCGTGTGGAGCATCGTGCAGGAGGCGCGCCGCCGCGGCATCCTGTGCCAGGGCCGCGGATCGGCCGCGTCGAGTGCGGTGTGCTACCTGCTGGACATCACCGCCGTCGACGCGATCCACTACAACCTGCCGTTCGAGCGGTTCCTCTCGCACCTGCGCGACGAGGAGCCCGACATCGACGTCGACTTCGACTCCGACCGGCGCGAGGAAATCATCCAGTGGGTCTACGGCAAGTACGGCCGCGAGCGGGCCGCGCAGGTGGCCAACGTCATCCAGTACCGGCCGAAGAACGCCGTGCGCGACATGGCCAAGGCGCTCGGGCACTCGCCCGGGCAGCAGGACGCGTGGTCGAAGCAGGTCGAGCGCTGGGGGGCGACGCTCGAGTCGGCCGACCACGACATCCCCGACCAGGTCATCGAGTTCGCCTCGGAGCTGCTGCGTGCCCCGCGGCACCTCGGCATCCACTCCGGCGGCATGGTGCTCACCGATCGGCCGGTGGGCGAGGTCGTGCCCATCGAGCACGCGCGCATGGACAACCGCACCGTCATCCAGTGGGACAAGGACGACGCGGCGTGGATGGGACTGGTGAAGTTCGACCTGCTGGGGCTCGGGATGCTCGCGGCGCTGCAGTACTGCTTCGACCTCATCCGGGAGGCGACGGGGGAGGAGTGGCGCCTGGAGACCCTGCCCAAGGACGAGAAGGCCGTGTACGACATGCTGTGCCGGGCGGATTCGATCGGCGTGTTCCAGGTGGAGTCGCGCGCGCAGATGGGGCTCCTCCCGCGTCTGCAGCCGCGGGAGTTCTACGACCTCGTCATCCAGATCGCGCTCGTGCGTCCCGGCCCGATCCAGGGCGGCGCGGTGCATCCGTTCGTCCGCCGCAAGCTCGGGCAGGAGGAGGTGACGTACGTGCACGAGAAGCTGCGACCCGTGCTCGAGCGCACCAAGGGCGTGCCGGTGTTCCAGGAGCAGCTCATGGGCATGGCCGTCGCGATCGGCGAGTGCTCGGCGGCGGATGCGGACGTCCTCCGCCGCGCGATGGGCTCCAAGCGGGGTATCGAGCGGATCGAGTCGATCCGCGAGCAGCTGTTCCGCGGCATGATCGAGGTCAACGGGCTCTCGCAGCAGGAGGCCGACGCGATCTACGCCAAGATCCAGGCGTTCGCGAACTTCGGGTTCGCCGAGTCGCACGCGCTGTCGTTCGGGCTGCTCGTGTACGCGAGCTCGTGGATCAAGCTGCACTATCCGGCGGCGTTCCTCGCGGGGCTGCTGCGCGCGCAGCCGATGGGCTTCTACTCCCCGGCGACGCTCACCGCCGACGCCCGGCGGCACGGCGTGGAGGTGCGCCGGCCCGACCTGCACCGCTCCGGCGTGCAGGCGACGCTCGAGCCGGTCGCCGACGCCGCGCGAGCGCAGGGCCCGACCGGGCTCGACACGTGCACGCATCAGGATCAGCCGCCGGTCGGCGAGTTCGACCCCGCCGCACCCGACGAGACGGCGGCGCACCGGCGCGACGGCGCCTTCGCGGTGCGGCTGGGGCTCGCCGCGGTCACGGGCATCGGCGTGAAGGCGGCCGAGCGCATCGTGGCCGAGCGCGAGGCATCCGGGCCCTACCGCGATCTGCGCGATCTCGTGCGGCGCACCGGGCTCACCGCCGCGCAGCTGGAGGCGCTCTCGACGGCGGGCGCGTTCGAGAGCCTCGGCATCAGCCGCCGCGCGGGCATCTGGCTCGCCGGATCGGCCGCCCAGGACCGGGCGGAGTTCCTGCCCGACTCGATGCTGTCGGTGCAGCCGCCGCTGTTCGCCGACCAGACCAGCTACGACATCCTCGCCGCCGACCTGTGGGCGACGGGGGTCTCCACCGACGACCATCCGATGACGCACTACCGGTCGGCGCTGGATGCCCGCGGCGTGCTCACCTCGAGCGAGCTTCGTCGACACGAGAACGGCCGGCGCGTGGAGGTGGCGGGGCTCGTGACCCACCGGCAGCGTCCGGCGACCGCATCCGGCATCACGTTCCTCAACCTCGAGGACGAGCACGGGCTCGTCAACGTCATCTGCTCCGTCGGCGTGTGGAACAGGTATCGCCGCATCGTGCGGGATTCGCCCGCGCTCATCGTGCGCGGCATCCTGGAGCGGTCGGTGGAGGGCGTGACGAACCTCGTCGCCGACGCGTTCGAGGATCTGCGTGTGGGTGTCTCGCACTCGTCGCGCGACTTCCGCTGAACCGGATGCCCGCGACCGCCGTCGATAGACTGCGGCTGGACGCCCGCGACCCAAGGACGGTTATGACCTCTCCCTCCTCGACCCCGCCCGGCTGGTACCCCGACACGGAGCGCCCCGGCGG
This genomic window contains:
- a CDS encoding error-prone DNA polymerase — its product is MGFHNPPVKWSELERTLSDTRRPRDVPANGDGGDSPAWSRKRGKYVAPSIERPADAVPYAELHAHSSYSFLDGASSPEELAEEAERLGLHALAVTDHDGFYGIVRFAEAAEALNVKTVFGAELSLQLPKPQNGEPDPVGAHLLVLARGEEGYHRLAAAITQAQLAGAEKGRPRYDLAALAEHAGGPRDPHWAVLTGCRKGTVRRALAAGGPAAAASALEDLVALFGRDAVNVELIDHGNPTDTRDNDVLAALAAERGLPVLATNNVHYAVPERELLAAAVAAVRANRGLDELDGWLPAHAGAHLRSGAEMARRFARYPGAVARTVTLADELAFPLRKAKPALPKQHVPDGHTPMSYLRTLVWDAVPRKYPRLTEEQRRRIEGELDVIESKDFPGYFLIVWSIVQEARRRGILCQGRGSAASSAVCYLLDITAVDAIHYNLPFERFLSHLRDEEPDIDVDFDSDRREEIIQWVYGKYGRERAAQVANVIQYRPKNAVRDMAKALGHSPGQQDAWSKQVERWGATLESADHDIPDQVIEFASELLRAPRHLGIHSGGMVLTDRPVGEVVPIEHARMDNRTVIQWDKDDAAWMGLVKFDLLGLGMLAALQYCFDLIREATGEEWRLETLPKDEKAVYDMLCRADSIGVFQVESRAQMGLLPRLQPREFYDLVIQIALVRPGPIQGGAVHPFVRRKLGQEEVTYVHEKLRPVLERTKGVPVFQEQLMGMAVAIGECSAADADVLRRAMGSKRGIERIESIREQLFRGMIEVNGLSQQEADAIYAKIQAFANFGFAESHALSFGLLVYASSWIKLHYPAAFLAGLLRAQPMGFYSPATLTADARRHGVEVRRPDLHRSGVQATLEPVADAARAQGPTGLDTCTHQDQPPVGEFDPAAPDETAAHRRDGAFAVRLGLAAVTGIGVKAAERIVAEREASGPYRDLRDLVRRTGLTAAQLEALSTAGAFESLGISRRAGIWLAGSAAQDRAEFLPDSMLSVQPPLFADQTSYDILAADLWATGVSTDDHPMTHYRSALDARGVLTSSELRRHENGRRVEVAGLVTHRQRPATASGITFLNLEDEHGLVNVICSVGVWNRYRRIVRDSPALIVRGILERSVEGVTNLVADAFEDLRVGVSHSSRDFR